From Mesobacillus boroniphilus, the proteins below share one genomic window:
- the plsY gene encoding glycerol-3-phosphate 1-O-acyltransferase PlsY, producing the protein MTWICLLAAYLVGSIPTALLIGKYFFHVDIRDHGSKNPGATNTLRVMGKRAAIVVLLVDVAKGMLAASLPLIFDTSVEPLYAGLVAVIGHCFPIFAGFRGGKAIATTAGALLIVDFGMFLAAYVTFFAVILVTKYVFMGSISVGIAMLVYSFFSPEINEPLIFTAFILFLIFLHRSNLQNFFSGKEPKINDKKVKGDRLPPKDLKT; encoded by the coding sequence CCATTCCTACTGCTTTATTGATTGGCAAATATTTTTTCCACGTTGATATCAGGGATCATGGCAGCAAAAACCCTGGCGCGACGAATACATTGCGTGTCATGGGAAAGCGGGCTGCCATTGTCGTGCTGCTTGTCGATGTCGCAAAAGGGATGCTAGCCGCTTCTCTACCGCTGATATTCGATACTTCAGTTGAGCCGCTGTATGCCGGACTGGTTGCGGTAATAGGCCATTGCTTCCCTATATTTGCGGGATTCCGCGGGGGAAAGGCGATTGCCACAACTGCGGGGGCGCTACTGATTGTTGATTTCGGAATGTTTTTGGCCGCTTATGTGACTTTTTTTGCCGTCATATTGGTGACCAAGTATGTGTTCATGGGTTCGATCTCGGTGGGAATTGCAATGCTCGTTTATTCATTCTTCTCTCCGGAAATTAATGAACCACTGATCTTTACTGCTTTTATTTTATTTTTAATTTTCCTCCATCGTTCTAATTTGCAGAACTTTTTTAGCGGCAAGGAACCGAAAATCAATGATAAAAAAGTGAAAGGCGACCGTCTGCCACCAAAAGATCTTAAAACTTAA
- the gatA gene encoding Asp-tRNA(Asn)/Glu-tRNA(Gln) amidotransferase subunit GatA: MSLFEHKISEIHELLHKRDLSVSDLVDESFKRIGEVEGKVQAFLTLDEENARAAAKALDEKAVQSAPTNKLYGLPIGIKDNIVTKGLRTTAASKILENFDPIYDATVIQKLQQAETVTIGKLNMDEFAMGSSNENSGFKKTLNPWNLDRVPGGSSGGSAASVAAGEVLFSLGSDTGGSIRQPASFCGVVGMKPTYGLVSRFGLIAFASSLDQIGPITRNVEDNAFLLKAIAGHDEMDSTSANVDIPDYIGSLTGDIKGLRIAVPKEYLGEGVNEEVRKSVMDALVILERLGATWEEVSLPHSKYALATYYLLSSSEASANLARFDGVRYGYRTPNAENLIEMYKKTRAEGFGEEVKRRIMLGTFALSSGYYDAYYKKAQKVRTLIKQDFENVFEKYDVIVGPTAPTPAFKIGENTTDPMTMYANDILTIPVNLAGVPAISIPCGFDKGLPLGLQIIGSHFNESTVYKVAHAFEQATDFHKKQPEL, from the coding sequence ATGAGTTTATTTGAACATAAGATTTCGGAGATTCATGAGCTTTTACATAAAAGAGATCTAAGCGTTTCCGACCTGGTCGATGAATCGTTCAAGCGAATTGGCGAGGTTGAAGGCAAGGTCCAGGCATTTTTAACATTAGATGAAGAAAATGCAAGAGCAGCGGCGAAGGCATTGGATGAAAAGGCAGTGCAAAGCGCTCCAACCAATAAATTATATGGCCTGCCAATCGGAATCAAAGACAATATCGTTACAAAGGGTTTGCGCACGACGGCGGCGAGCAAGATTCTCGAAAACTTTGATCCTATATACGATGCGACTGTCATTCAGAAGCTGCAACAGGCAGAAACGGTGACCATTGGCAAGCTGAACATGGACGAGTTCGCGATGGGATCATCGAATGAAAACTCCGGCTTCAAGAAGACGCTTAATCCCTGGAATCTAGACCGTGTACCTGGTGGTTCTTCGGGTGGTTCAGCTGCATCGGTAGCGGCCGGTGAAGTGCTGTTCTCTTTGGGCTCTGATACAGGCGGATCAATCCGTCAGCCGGCATCTTTCTGCGGAGTGGTTGGTATGAAGCCAACTTACGGATTAGTTTCACGCTTTGGATTAATCGCATTTGCATCTTCTTTGGATCAAATCGGTCCAATCACACGCAATGTAGAAGACAATGCTTTTCTGTTAAAAGCGATTGCGGGACACGATGAAATGGATTCGACTTCCGCAAATGTGGACATCCCTGACTATATTGGTTCATTAACTGGTGATATCAAAGGATTGAGAATTGCGGTACCTAAGGAGTATCTTGGCGAAGGTGTTAATGAAGAGGTACGTAAATCGGTAATGGATGCTCTTGTGATCCTTGAACGTCTGGGCGCAACATGGGAAGAGGTCTCTTTGCCTCATTCTAAGTATGCTTTGGCTACATATTACTTGCTGTCTTCATCCGAAGCATCCGCGAACCTGGCTCGCTTTGATGGCGTTCGATATGGCTATCGTACACCAAACGCGGAGAACCTGATTGAAATGTATAAAAAGACCCGTGCAGAAGGCTTCGGCGAGGAAGTAAAGCGCCGTATCATGCTCGGTACGTTCGCTCTTAGCTCTGGCTACTATGATGCTTATTATAAAAAAGCACAGAAGGTCCGTACGCTGATCAAGCAGGACTTTGAAAATGTATTCGAGAAATACGATGTGATTGTCGGGCCGACTGCACCTACGCCAGCCTTCAAAATCGGCGAGAACACAACAGATCCGATGACAATGTACGCAAATGATATTCTAACGATTCCGGTTAACCTTGCAGGCGTGCCGGCAATCTCTATTCCATGCGGCTTTGATAAAGGGCTGCCGCTTGGCTTGCAAATCATCGGCAGTCATTTCAATGAAAGTACTGTATATAAAGTTGCCCATGCATTCGAGCAGGCAACAGATTTCCATAAAAAACAACCTGAGCTGTAA
- the gatB gene encoding Asp-tRNA(Asn)/Glu-tRNA(Gln) amidotransferase subunit GatB: protein MKFETVIGLEVHVELKTESKIFSASPNHFGAEPNTNTSVIDLGYPGVLPVVNKKAVDYAMKAAMALNCEVAEHTKFDRKNYFYPDNPKAYQISQFDKPIGENGWIEIEVNGYKKKIGITRIHMEEDAGKLTHGNGYSLVDYNRQGTPLVEIVSEPDIRTPDEAYAYLEKLKSIIQYTGVSDCKMEEGSLRCDANISIRPVGQKEFGTKTELKNLNSFNFVRRGLEYEEKRQEEEILAGREIQQETRRFDEASNTTILMRVKEGSDDYRYFPEPDLPDLYINEEWKAKIRAEIPELPDERKKRYVEDMGLPAYDAEVLTVSKEMADFFESTVKAGADPKQASNWLMGEFSAYLKAESKELHETTLTSEGLAGLIKLIENGTISSKIAKQVFKELVENGGDPETIVKEKGLVQISDEGALLKIITEIIDANPQSVEDFKGGKDKAKGFLVGQIMKATKGQANPPLVNKLLVQELNKR from the coding sequence ATGAAGTTTGAAACGGTAATTGGCCTTGAGGTCCATGTTGAATTAAAAACAGAATCGAAAATATTCTCGGCGAGCCCGAACCATTTTGGTGCTGAGCCGAATACAAATACAAGCGTGATCGACCTTGGGTATCCAGGGGTACTGCCTGTCGTGAATAAGAAAGCAGTTGATTACGCTATGAAGGCCGCTATGGCGTTGAATTGTGAAGTCGCAGAGCATACGAAATTCGACAGGAAAAACTATTTTTATCCAGACAATCCGAAGGCCTATCAGATTTCCCAGTTCGATAAGCCGATTGGCGAGAACGGCTGGATTGAGATTGAGGTCAATGGCTATAAAAAGAAGATTGGCATTACCCGTATCCATATGGAAGAGGACGCTGGCAAGCTGACGCACGGCAATGGCTACTCCCTCGTTGACTACAACCGCCAGGGAACCCCACTCGTTGAGATCGTATCGGAACCCGATATACGCACGCCGGATGAGGCATATGCTTATCTGGAGAAATTGAAGTCGATCATCCAATACACAGGAGTTTCCGACTGCAAAATGGAAGAGGGATCACTCCGCTGCGACGCGAATATTTCCATCAGGCCTGTCGGTCAGAAGGAATTCGGAACGAAAACCGAGCTGAAGAACCTGAACTCGTTCAACTTCGTCCGCAGAGGTCTTGAGTACGAGGAAAAGCGCCAGGAAGAGGAAATCCTCGCTGGCCGTGAAATCCAGCAGGAGACAAGACGCTTTGACGAAGCGAGCAACACGACGATCCTGATGCGTGTCAAAGAAGGATCTGACGATTATCGTTATTTCCCTGAACCGGATCTTCCTGACCTCTATATCAATGAAGAGTGGAAGGCGAAGATTCGTGCGGAAATTCCAGAGCTTCCAGACGAGCGCAAGAAGCGCTATGTCGAGGATATGGGATTGCCAGCGTATGACGCTGAAGTTTTGACTGTTTCGAAGGAAATGGCTGATTTCTTTGAATCGACTGTGAAGGCAGGAGCCGATCCGAAGCAGGCATCCAACTGGCTGATGGGAGAATTCTCTGCCTACCTGAAGGCTGAATCGAAAGAGCTTCACGAAACAACATTGACCTCCGAAGGACTTGCTGGATTAATTAAGCTGATTGAAAATGGCACGATTTCTTCCAAAATTGCGAAGCAGGTGTTCAAGGAATTGGTTGAGAACGGCGGCGACCCGGAGACAATCGTCAAGGAGAAGGGACTAGTCCAAATCTCCGACGAAGGAGCCCTACTCAAAATCATCACCGAAATCATCGACGCCAACCCGCAGTCTGTAGAAGATTTCAAAGGCGGCAAGGATAAGGCGAAAGGCTTCCTCGTTGGCCAGATCATGAAAGCCACAAAAGGCCAGGCGAACCCGCCATTAGTGAATAAATTGCTTGTTCAAGAATTAAATAAAAGATAA
- the gatC gene encoding Asp-tRNA(Asn)/Glu-tRNA(Gln) amidotransferase subunit GatC: protein MSRISEEQVKHVAHLARLAITEKEAQMLTDQLDKIITYAEQLNELNTDNVEPTAHVLEIKNVMREDRANEGLPREEVLKNAPEHQDGQIKVPGIME, encoded by the coding sequence ATGTCAAGGATTTCAGAGGAGCAGGTGAAGCATGTCGCGCACCTGGCGAGATTGGCGATTACCGAAAAAGAAGCGCAAATGCTGACCGATCAGCTGGATAAAATCATTACATATGCGGAGCAGTTGAATGAGTTGAACACGGACAATGTTGAGCCAACTGCACATGTACTTGAAATAAAGAATGTCATGCGTGAGGACCGTGCAAATGAGGGCCTTCCGCGTGAAGAGGTTTTGAAGAATGCGCCTGAGCACCAGGATGGGCAGATCAAAGTACCTGGAATTATGGAGTAG
- the putP gene encoding sodium/proline symporter PutP, which translates to MSNEMYQIIAIGIYMAAMLYIGWYSYKKTSNLTDYMLGGRSLGPAVTALSAGAADMSGWLLMGLPGGIYVSGLANAWIAIGLTVGAYLNWLYVAPRLRSYTHVANDSITIPSFLENRFKDDTKLLRIVSGIVILLFFTFYVSSGMVAGAVFFQSSFDLDYHTGLLLVSAVVVAYTLFGGFLAVSYTDFIQGMMMLLALLLVPIIGFSKTGGPAETFDTIRSIDPALLDLFKGTTVLGIISTAAWGLGYFGQPHIITRFMAITSIKETKSARRIGMGWMIFSLIGAMVTALIGLAYFTQNPDVKLDNPEAVFIVLGQLFFHPLFAGLMLAAVLAAIMSTISSQLIVTSSALTEDLYKIIFKKEKSDKQYVFFGRMAVLVVAIIAASLAWVQNDTILGLVAYAWAGFGAAFGPIILLSLYSRKMTNWGAILGMIAGAATVVIWSNLGLSDVMYEIVPGFIINLIISVVVSLATYKPNAEIEKEFDMSIENLKL; encoded by the coding sequence ATGTCCAATGAAATGTACCAAATCATTGCCATCGGGATTTACATGGCCGCGATGCTTTATATCGGCTGGTACTCCTACAAAAAAACAAGCAATCTGACTGACTACATGCTTGGCGGCAGATCACTTGGTCCGGCAGTCACAGCCCTGAGCGCCGGTGCAGCTGACATGAGCGGCTGGCTTTTGATGGGTCTTCCAGGGGGAATTTATGTTAGCGGTTTAGCGAATGCATGGATTGCCATTGGATTGACCGTCGGCGCTTATCTCAACTGGCTTTATGTAGCACCTCGACTTCGTTCTTACACACATGTAGCAAATGACTCCATCACGATTCCTAGCTTCCTTGAAAACCGTTTTAAAGATGATACAAAGCTTTTAAGAATTGTATCCGGAATTGTTATCCTACTCTTTTTTACCTTCTACGTATCCTCCGGAATGGTCGCCGGAGCTGTTTTCTTCCAGAGTTCATTCGACCTTGATTATCATACCGGCTTATTGCTCGTTTCCGCTGTTGTTGTGGCGTATACATTATTCGGCGGCTTCCTTGCGGTAAGTTACACCGATTTCATCCAGGGGATGATGATGCTTCTCGCCCTGCTGCTCGTGCCAATAATCGGTTTCTCAAAAACTGGGGGACCTGCAGAAACGTTCGATACCATCCGTTCTATCGACCCTGCATTGCTTGATTTATTCAAAGGTACAACTGTTCTCGGCATCATTTCAACTGCAGCATGGGGTCTTGGCTACTTCGGCCAGCCCCATATCATCACCCGCTTCATGGCAATCACTTCAATAAAAGAAACAAAAAGTGCCCGAAGAATCGGCATGGGCTGGATGATCTTCTCGTTGATTGGAGCCATGGTGACAGCCTTGATAGGTCTTGCTTATTTCACACAAAATCCTGATGTGAAGCTAGATAACCCTGAGGCAGTCTTTATCGTACTCGGGCAACTCTTCTTCCATCCATTGTTTGCAGGCCTAATGCTGGCAGCGGTACTTGCTGCAATCATGAGCACCATCTCGTCCCAACTGATCGTTACATCCAGCGCACTGACTGAGGACTTGTATAAGATCATATTCAAAAAAGAAAAATCAGATAAGCAGTACGTATTTTTCGGACGTATGGCTGTACTCGTAGTAGCAATTATCGCCGCTTCACTTGCCTGGGTACAGAACGACACAATCCTTGGCCTGGTTGCTTACGCATGGGCAGGCTTCGGCGCAGCGTTCGGACCAATCATCCTCCTCAGCTTATACTCGAGAAAGATGACCAACTGGGGCGCGATCCTCGGTATGATTGCCGGTGCGGCTACAGTGGTTATCTGGAGCAATCTCGGCTTGAGCGATGTAATGTACGAAATCGTCCCAGGCTTCATCATCAACCTGATTATTTCAGTAGTCGTCAGCTTGGCAACTTACAAACCAAATGCTGAGATTGAAAAAGAATTCGACATGAGTATCGAGAACTTAAAATTATAA